A DNA window from Fragaria vesca subsp. vesca linkage group LG3, FraVesHawaii_1.0, whole genome shotgun sequence contains the following coding sequences:
- the LOC101291610 gene encoding uncharacterized protein LOC101291610: protein MTSLSGLGIGLSLVFGCLLLALVAELYYLLWWKKRITNREIEDENYSNQPKVLFQFSCFKKPSSLQTLNNNINSEENVRNPDANSGEPDLELGSSKDLLLKANYGEDSVESELKRLHNLAGPPRFLFTIKEEEKEDLESEDAKSRRGSRTRSLSDLILAVDNPFLNSPLPCSPLNPLDSYKHHGFNPLFESSTEAEMNKLRSSPPPKFKFLRDAEEKLLKRLMEEAEKRASRNSGPAQNQDFGVKATSFSTLGTEERDGSFIRLIVGKNKESQRELHSGTLPQFPSSSSKSAVKFILSHFVKSGQRMLMTLAQYGAQLSAI, encoded by the exons ATGACATCTTTGAGTGGATTAGGGATTGGCTTGAGCTTGGTGTTTGGGTGCCTCCTCTTGGCTCTTGTGGCAGAGCTTTACTACTTGCTATGGTGGAAGAAGAGAATCACAAACAGAGAGATTGAAGATGAGAATTACAGCAACCAGCCAAAGGTACTCTTTCAATTCAGTTGCTTTAAGAAGCCCAGCTCTCTGCAAACCTTAAACAATAACATCAATTCTGAGGAGAATGTGAGAAACCCAGATGCCAATTCTGGTGAGCCAGATTTGGAACTGGGTTCCAGCAAAGATTTGTTGTTGAAGGCCAATTATGGTGAAGACAGTGTGGAATCAGAGCTCAAGAGACTGCACAATCTGGCTGGCCCACCAAGGTTTCTCTTCACAATAAAAGAGGAAGAGAAGGAGGATTTGGAATCTGAAGATGCAAAATCTAGAAGAGGTTCCAGAACAAGGAGTTTGAGTGATCTGATTTTGGCTGTGGATAACCCATTTCTCAATTCCCCTTTGCCTTGTTCACCTTTGAACCCTCTAGACTCTTACAAGCACCATGGATTCAACCCTCTCTTTGAATCCTCAACAGAAGCTGAGATGAACAAGCTGAGATCTTCACCACCTCCAAAGTTTAAGTTTTTAAGGGATGCAGAGGAGAAGTTGCTGAAGAGATTGATGGAAGAAGCAGAGAAAAGGGCATCTAGAAATTCTGGGCCTGCTCAAAATCAAGACTTTGGGGTAAAAGCTACATCTTTTTCGACATTGGGGACAGAAGAAAGAGATGGGTCTTTTATAAGACTCATTGTTGGTAAGAACAAGGAGAGTCAGAGAGAGCTTCATAGTGGTACTCTGCCACAGTTTCCTTCAAGCTCCTCCAAG AGTGCAGTCAAATTCATTTTAAGCCATTTTGTCAAAAGTGGACAACGGATGCTAATGACTTTAGCACAATATGGTGCACAGCTATCTGCAATTTGA